From the Drechmeria coniospora strain ARSEF 6962 chromosome 02, whole genome shotgun sequence genome, the window ACAGCACGTAGCGATTGCTGCTGCGTCCTGTTGCTCCGCACACCTCCTACGGGTCCGTGACCGTAGAGCTAAATAAATCCTGTAGCTGCGGACTAGCAAGTAGATACGGTACGGGATCGAGGAGCGTATGCGGCCTGTGGAGGATGAGACGAAGTTTGATGCCAGGGGTTGTGGAGCAAATGGTCGAAGCATCGACTGTCCGGGGCCTGAAACAGGCACTTGCGCATCAAAAGCGGACGGGATAACCGCCGTTCGGCATCTGACCGTACTGGGCATGAAGTGACACATGGTGCTTATGCGACGAATTACAGTCGAGTTGACGTGCGTGGCAATAAGCCAGCCAACCGTTCCCCTTTTTTCAGCATCGACTTCTGAAACCATTCACTCCGCTGACGGGTGCCTTCGCGCGTACTGGCGGCAACAGCCCGTCCAGATCTCTTGGAGAGGCTCGGGTGCCAATAGATGGGGTGAATCGGTGCTGCTCTCGAAGCGTCGACTCCGGGAGAGCCGCTGGAGTTGGTGCTATAGCCGGCCGCAATCGGTAAGCGACCGGCAGACAAGTCGTTCGTATCCGAATGTCTGGACCTGCAACATTGCGAGCTTGGTGCAACGTCAGCTGGCGCCCGGCCCCCTGCTCTCGTCTGTGTGACGTGCTCCAGGGAGATTGATCGAGCGACGGAGTCTCCGTGAATGGAGggcgaagaagaaaagaAGGGGGAGCTCGGCCAAGGAGGTGATGGGACTCCTGAGGGAGCGCCTGCCATTGACGACCAGTTGCCTTTGCATGAAGGTGTGTATGGAGCCAGCGGCAGGAGCGATGAACATGTTTGGTGTTTCCACAAGCACGGGAAGGTGCACCGCTGGATGTAATAAATAAATAGGCAAAGATCCATCCCTGCTCGTATATCATTTTTGACTTGTATTTTTTTTTCGTCTCGAATCTTCTCTGCCTGTTCCCTTCTTGCCCATATCGTGAACAGTCTCTTCCTCTCATCGCAGGTTCCAACGGATGAAGCATACgggccagccagccagccaaccACCAAGTAAATGACCATCACTTCCACGAGCAACGAAGAACCCACTGCCTTACAGGCTACAACGCTCCATACCTGCCAGGTATCCATCTATTGGTTTGCCCAGGGGGCAGCTCATATTACGTCTCTGTCTAcagtctacggagtactaatacCTACTATGCAGTGATCGGGCCGGTACCTTGAAGGCCTCTATGCCAAGACTTTTCGTTTTTCGTCGCGAGAGAAAAAAAACCGATAGGAGTTGCCAGTTCAAGGAGTCGGGCCTGCGtacaaatactgtacatgtgcaataCACCTACCGGTATCGAGGACAAATAGTAGCCTCTCTTACTTGCGTAGGTGGTGGTCGCTGTTAGTACGTATACTTTCCGTGCACGTACCTGTTGCGCACATCTTTGCACGGGCAACACGAGGCACCATCGTGTGCACCATACGATGTGGGACCGGCTCCAAGCAACatcatcggcgacggccacaGCAACATTCTTCGCCTTtggtcgtcatcgccatcaaaCCTCGTCCCCCTCGCATTCGGATCACACTGCTGGCATTCCCAAGTCACGaaccggccgccgtcgtggcaaCCACGGCTCAAGCTGGCCCGACAACCTTGACGATCCTTTCGGCACTCTGGCCGTGGCCCGCTCCGGCTCATACAAGTTCGAGATTAGCAGAGGCAAGGTTGTGCCGCAGACGACGCATGCCGACATGTAAGTAGGAGTAATCTTGGCCTGCTTTTTTGCTTGCTCCGGTGTTGTGCCTAAGTACGACCCTTTGACTTTCCCATCTTTGATGATACGCAATGCCTTGCGTCTTCCACCAGCAGGCCAGTTTCGGCTTCAAGCTACTCGTTCAGCTGTCCCCGCTGTTTACAAATAGATTCAATCTATGTCGAGCTAGCACCCACTTCGCGTGGCACCAACGACACAAGGACGAGCTGAGCTGCAGTACGCGAGCTGGTAATCGGCCTGATGGCAAGGGAACCCCCCCTCCACACGACAACGCCTTGGTCCATGCAGCAACATAGCAGCCGTCGAATGGGCAGGCGTTGCGACGACTCCTCCCCGTGATGTTGCTTTCCATCGGCTGCGGCCAGGCCCCAGCCAAAGTGATGACGCAACGAGACGTATGCTGACTCGGTCATCCTGTTGCTCCCAAGCAGATCTCTCTCCTCTCACCAAGAAGGcgggacgccgacgccagtTCTTGTACCACCTCCACGAAACCCCCGAAGGCTGCAGCAACGACAGCACCATCAGCAGCCGCTGCCGCTCACGAATTGGCGACCTGCATCCTCTGTCTACGGGAGTGACGCagaccacgacgacgaggcggcagcAACCTCGCCCCTGCCCGGAGCGATGCACCGactggcggccgaggtgcaaATATCGCCGCCAAGTTCACCCGATCTCGACGCAGCGCGCGATGGGCAAGTGTTTTTTTCCTCGTAGGAATAAATTGTGCCAATGGCTGATGCTGCAAAGGTACTTTCATGTCGACGTATCGCCTATCGACGATGAGCCCGTCCACTTTCACGAGCATCTGCCGCAAGAGACGTCCCGGCATCAACCGCCACAGCCCTCGCGCCAAAATGGCACGAACAGCATTCCGGAAGTCGATCATATGAACCGGCGCGCCCCTACCCTTGTCATTCCGAGGACGCGAGAGCCTAAGCCCAACCACGACCAACGTCGAGATCACCAAACTTCCTCTGATCAAAGCCCTGCGCTCCAAACTGAAGCCAAGCCGAGGCAGCCTGCAGCCGGTGACGCGCCCGACACCGCACCTTCAGTTCTCGATTCGGTCACAAGAATGTTGGCAACGCCATCTGGCCGCGGCAAATCGCCCGCTTCAACTTTCGGTCAACGGATGCGCGCCCTCGGTCGCAGCAAGCCTGACCCGGTTGACAGCCGGCCCCCTTGGTACGGTCCGAGTGGACGGGACAAGCTTCTCCAACCCATTcgcgatgatgatggtgctACCACTCTCACCATGCCCCGAAAGAACGTCAATGGGACTGTACGTGGGGCCGCAGCATCCAACTGTCCCCCTGATGCCCAACTTGAAACGTCcaatgccgccgccgccgccggggccgCTACGGACACCGCAAATAGCCTTCAACCGCTGGCGCAGAACGGAAGGGCTAGTAACAAACCGGCcacgccatcgtcctcgctcTCCTCAACCACGTCTTCCACTTCGCCCTCCTCGTTGCTTCACAGGGGAAGACAACAGCTGCAGCGCAgccacctcgaggccgagtcTCCTCCATCGACCTCCAGTGATTCGAAATCATCGGATTCCAAGTCGCtcacgtcgtcctcggccttcACGCCGCGCGAAGTCATCAAGCGAAAACCACCTCCATTTCCCTCAACCACtgcctccatctcggcgcAGGCCCGCCACGCATCAGACCCGACCATTGCCGGACGATCGACGACCAAAGACGACCGGGTCGAGATAGCATCACGCTTTGGTGTCACGACATTCGCGACTTCGAACCCCGCTACGCTCCGGCAGGAAAGGGACCGGACGCCCGTGCCGACCCCGCCACTGCAGTCAACCTCCGTCATGAACCGTAGGAGGCCCGTTGGCGGAGGACATGGCGGCAAGTCGGCTGCCGAACCGGTCTTGATATCGATGAGAAATACATCCGCACCAGAGACAGAATCGAATCCACACCGACGACCGAGCGACCCGACCGAGCACACACACTTGACCGGCAGCGGCCAGCTAGTTGACCGTCGCTCCTCCGCCTCTCCCGCAGCAAAGCCCCTCCCTCTTGCACCGCACGAGCTGCAATCGTCCAAGGACCCTGTAGAAACGCTAAAGGCGGAAGTTGATGTTCTCGCCCATCGGCGCATGAACATTAACAAATGCATCCAGCAAATGACGGCGCGAATGCCGTCCGATAACCTCATGGCTAGCCAGCAGCTGCTGCGCAAGCGTGAGAACGAAAAGATAGCGGCTCTGAAGGAAGAGCTTGCCGAGGTGCAGAAGGACGAGTACACGGTTGGTCTCAAGTTGCACCGGGCCTATAAGCGAATGGAAAGGAATTCCAACTACGAGCAGACTGGTCTCTGGGTGAGCAGGGTGGCGAGGTGATAGACGACGGGATGAGCTCTACCATTAAGCTTGTTGAATGCGCCTTCGGGGAACGTGCCAGCATGCTGCCATTTACGACTGACGACAGCATGGCATCGGAGTTTGCACGTTTGGGAGACGCCCACGAACAATTGCTCCACGTTGCACGTATCTCGTCATGGAATGTATGTATGGCTTGTTGTTTTGGGTTTTCAAGGGCGCAAGGTGCAAGAGCACGTTCAATGTAACAATACTTGTAAATGAACTATCCTGTGCTTCCTAACCCTGCCCTTCTTGGATTGTGAAGCGGTGCACACAGGGGAAGCTCCCTTCTTCCTTGAAATAGGTAGGGTAGCTCCCACATGATCCATGCAACAAGTTGATGAAGGGTATGGATTGCAACCAGAACAGCGGTCAGAAGGAGAGAGCATATGAATAGATGGGCTAAGAACATGTCTCGAAAGCTCTTTGTGTCGGCGAGGACTTGAACGGTGTGCTCGCTGAAAAGGCGGGCAATGGCGTGAAATGCCTGAGATAAAACACGGAGAGGAAGTCGACCGATTCTCGAGTTGCCAAGGGCGAACCAGCTAGGTTGAGGTTAATCAGATCAAGACCCTTGCGTTtgagaggacggcggcgtacAAGAGGCGGATAATTTGCAGCGCGCTCACGATGGCCAAGAAGATTGTCTCGCAAGCTATTACAATGACGATTCTATTCTAGATATTAGCTGGAGCTGGGAAAGGTAGACTGACATGTGTGACAAACAAGGGGAGTTGGATAAGCCCACACGAAGAGTCGTTTGGGGGTGCGAGGCTATACATGCTGAACTGGGAGAATGCACGGAGGCGACAGGATAGTATCGGCTTCCGCTGACTCGACGTTATCTTGTGACTGCGTCTGGAGACTCTGACCTCTGGAGAATCTGGCCTGCTGATTAActgcctgcgtcgtcggAAAAGTCATCTCAGCTCGACAGAAGCACAATGGGCAGATAGGTATATGTCTTGATAAGTAGATGGAAAGCTGTCCGGTTATAGTTCAACAGAGGCGCTGTGCTTCCAGCCATCATATACTGTTCATGAGTAATTCATCGTTTTGCTTCCTTTGTCCCCAAACCTGTGCAACAGAAACAAAGGATGGTGTTGTTATGAACGCTTCACAACCTCATCAGGACAGGCCATTGGGTCTGCACTCTAGGTGAACCAAATTGCAAACAGTGCAACCACGCCAGTTCCAAAAACTCACCCCCAAGCTTCCAATGACTCACCACAACGCTTCCCCAATCTGCCCAAGGATGCCGCCCAGTAATGCGGCAGAGTCTCTCAATATGCGCTTGCTATCGATAGATAGATAGAAAGTCGTAGCTTTGCTGCCACAGACGCAGGAATTCAACCCCTCCGCCGACTGGAACAAACAGGCCGGTAGACAGAGGCGGGCCATATTAACCCATGGGGACAatggggaggggggcacAGGCGAGACAAAGGCCGGCATCCCTGTATCAAATCTCGCGCATTCTGTATCACCTTGCGGATGCCTGTGTGTCGCGGGGACTTTTCGTTCGTACATAGCAAAGCACCTCGAGTTGCTCACAGGTGGCTCGTCAAGAGCCGAGGCGAGGCTCGCCGGACGAGGTGTGGGACCACGGCTGACCTGCTTCCCAGGGTTTCGGGATGGCACCCCGACTGCGGCCCGGTCACGGAATCGAGGCTGGAGCATCAGAGTGCCAGCAATGCAACGTCAAAAATACATGCCGAATGCAGGGTACGTGGTCGATATGTCGAATCGTGAACGCGGCGGAGCATTGAGAATACATCAGCGTGCACGGTGCCCAGCGTGAAGGTCTTGGTGAATGGCATGCCTTGCTTCTCGCGTCTGGTTCCAGTGCAAGAAGTTGAGAACAACGTCGTGGAAAGCGTTCGGGTCCGATAGCTGCGGCGCATGGCCCAGATTGGTGAATCGGTGTAGTTGACCGTTCTGGAGCTGGTGCGCGGCTTCGGGACCGAGGAGGTCGAAGCGGCCAAGCTTCGCAGCAACGTCTGGGGACGACCACTGGGAACCGATGGCTGTCCTGTCCTTATCCCCGACAATGAGCAAAGTCCGAGGCTGGATGTCGCCAAAGCAATGGGCGACGGGACCGGTCAGGACCATGTCGACAACCTGGGCTTGGTTCTTGACGTAGGCGTCGCGCTCGGAGCCGTGGTAAATGTTGACGAGCATCTGGACCCATGTTTCGTAGGCGGGCCTCCACCGATCAACGTAGTAGACTTTCTTCTCGTACGCACGGATGCTGTCGTAGCCGGAGGCGGCTTCCGACTTGGCCGTGGTGTCAAGGCCGACGTAGGGGACCCCTTTCTTCACATAgtcttcgaggccgacgggggcgacgacgaccatctCGTCAACGGCTTCAGGGTACTGCAGGGCGATCCGGACAGCCATCATGCCACCGAGAGAGTGGCCGATGACGGTGACGTTTCCGACGTCGAGCATGTCGAGCAGAAGGCGAGTGTTGGATGCCATCTGGCCGAGGCTGAACTGGTAGGCCGCGGGCTTGGAGCTCTTGCAGAAGCCAATTTGGTCAGGGACGACAACACGGTAGCCGTGTTGGGTGAGGACGtgcatcgtcgtctcccaGGTCGGGCCGCAAAAGTTCTTGCCATGCAAAAGCACAGCCGTCATGCCGTTGGGCCTGCACGCGGGCTCGACATCCATAAAGGCCATCTGTAGCGGCTGCAGCTGGCTGGTGAACTGGAAGACCTTGACGGGCCACGGATACGTGAAGTTGGAGCCGTTGAGGCTGTCTGGGAAGGGTCCGTCGATGATGCAGCCAGTAgtggaggcggcggcggcggcggcggcggccag encodes:
- a CDS encoding alpha/beta hydrolase fold domain containing protein; this encodes MKRSVLAGLAVLAAAAAAAASTTGCIIDGPFPDSLNGSNFTYPWPVKVFQFTSQLQPLQMAFMDVEPACRPNGMTAVLLHGKNFCGPTWETTMHVLTQHGYRVVVPDQIGFCKSSKPAAYQFSLGQMASNTRLLLDMLDVGNVTVIGHSLGGMMAVRIALQYPEAVDEMVVVAPVGLEDYVKKGVPYVGLDTTAKSEAASGYDSIRAYEKKVYYVDRWRPAYETWVQMLVNIYHGSERDAYVKNQAQVVDMVLTGPVAHCFGDIQPRTLLIVGDKDRTAIGSQWSSPDVAAKLGRFDLLGPEAAHQLQNGQLHRFTNLGHAPQLSDPNAFHDVVLNFLHWNQTREARHAIHQDLHAGHRAR